A region of Oxyura jamaicensis isolate SHBP4307 breed ruddy duck chromosome 9, BPBGC_Ojam_1.0, whole genome shotgun sequence DNA encodes the following proteins:
- the LRRC31 gene encoding leucine-rich repeat-containing protein 31 isoform X2, translated as MQKLGKEPNSKNLDLNNCALSAADVTELASLLPFLPELEEISLSWNGCVGGALKALTVQLHHVNLLRVLRLNNCRLTAEDVTSLGEAFGIVPQLEELDLSWNSNIGGKLSLLTKKLPKGCKIKLLKITDCNLTAKDGESLAEILNVIPNLEVLDLSINKHIGCSMKVIAQDLKNVPGLKELNLHMCGLKQDSLQGLDAALQHLAELRKLDISCNKEIGGSFKDAAAHLANLKNLEVLDLHQCCVTEEDVNVLSQVIPLLSSLQELNLSSNKNVGVSSAPLLGRLRFLPKLKSVAISNCGLGEESFSSLAEAALHLPELEILDLSWNKCVGGNLKLLLGALKLAREIQVLRLSSCNLVAEDLALLTLLTQDGHLARLRKLDLSYNNSISDEGWMVFCHGLAAFKELSELDVSLRPSSCRDCGTWFGELLAALTKLPALAELGMQRWVLSESQRQQLESFNQDNKRNIRFDC; from the exons ATGCAGAAACTGGGAAAGGAACCCAACAGCAAGAATCTGGATCTAAACAATTGTGCATTAAGTGCAGCAGATGTAACAGAGCTGG cttctttacTGCCATTTCTCCCAGAGCTGGAGGAGATCAGCCTGTCCTGGAATGGTTGCGTTGGAGGGGCCCTGAAAGCCCTCACTGTGCAGCTCCATCATGTGAACCTGTTACGAGTCCTTCGACTTAACAACTGCAGGCTGACAGCTGAGGATGTCACCTCCTTAG GAGAGGCATTTGGAATTGTTCCTCAGCTTGAAGAACTGGATTTATCATGGAACAGTAATATAGGTGGAAAACTATCACTCCTGACAAAAAAACTCCCAAAAGGATGCAAgataaaacttctgaaaattacaGATTGTAACCTGACAGCAAAGGATGGAGAATCCCTTG ctgaaatacTAAACGTGATCCCAAACCTTGAAGTATTAGATCTCTCCATCAACAAACACATTGGCTGCAGCATGAAGGTCATTGCTCAGGATCTGAAAAATGTGCCAGGCCTCAAAGAGTTAAACTTGCACATGTGTGGATTAAAGCAAGACAGCCTCCAGGGCTTAG atgCTGCCTTACAGCACCTTGCAGAGCTAAGGAAATTAGACATATCATGTAACAAAGAGATCGGTGGTAGCTTCAAAGATGCAGCAGCTCATTTGGCCAACTTGAAAAATCTTGAAGTCCTTGATCTCCACCAGTGCTGTGTAACAGAAGAAGATGTAAATGTTTTGT cCCAGGTGATACCTTTACTCTCCAGTCTTCAAGAGCTGAATTTATCTTCTAATAAAAATGTAGGAGTCTCATCTGCTCCTCTTCTTGGCAGACTCAGATTTTTACCAAAGTTGAAATCTGTGGCCATCAGCAATTGTGGTTTAGGTGAAGAGTCCTTTTCATCACTag CTGAGGCTGCCCTTCACCTTCCTGAACTGGAGATATTAGACCTTTCTTGGAATAAGTGCGTTGGTGGCAACCTAAAGCTGCTTTTGGGAGCACTAAAGCTTGCAAGAGAGATTCAAGTGTTAAGACTGAGCAGCTGTAACTTGGTGGCGGAAGATTTGGCACTTCTAA CGTTGCTGACGCAGGATGGCCATCTCGCCAGACTACGGAAGCTGGATCTGAGTTATAATAACAGCATCTCTGACGAAGGGTGGATGGTTTTCTGTCACGGCTTAGCAGCATTCAAAGAACTCTCAGAGCTGGATGTCAGCCTTCGCCCTTCGTCCTGCCGTGACTGTGGGACATGGTTCGGTGAGCTGCTAGCAGCACTGACAAAGCTGCCTgcactggcagagctggggatgcAAAGATGGGTCCTTTCAGAATCACAGCGGCAACAATTGGAAAGCTTTAATCAAGACAACAAGAGAAACATTCGTTTTGACTGCTGA
- the LRRC31 gene encoding leucine-rich repeat-containing protein 31 isoform X1 yields MEKTGDTQGCQTKNKEDIPKSSPFDFVIKQFQGKRSSSGKRKEQPSAIKKFFSGFDFGKSEGKDGGETEETEKNNCSADDQSEKQDLSLNDGPSHPVSEAESPSGEQRFNQFMQKLGKEPNSKNLDLNNCALSAADVTELASLLPFLPELEEISLSWNGCVGGALKALTVQLHHVNLLRVLRLNNCRLTAEDVTSLGEAFGIVPQLEELDLSWNSNIGGKLSLLTKKLPKGCKIKLLKITDCNLTAKDGESLAEILNVIPNLEVLDLSINKHIGCSMKVIAQDLKNVPGLKELNLHMCGLKQDSLQGLDAALQHLAELRKLDISCNKEIGGSFKDAAAHLANLKNLEVLDLHQCCVTEEDVNVLSQVIPLLSSLQELNLSSNKNVGVSSAPLLGRLRFLPKLKSVAISNCGLGEESFSSLAEAALHLPELEILDLSWNKCVGGNLKLLLGALKLAREIQVLRLSSCNLVAEDLALLTLLTQDGHLARLRKLDLSYNNSISDEGWMVFCHGLAAFKELSELDVSLRPSSCRDCGTWFGELLAALTKLPALAELGMQRWVLSESQRQQLESFNQDNKRNIRFDC; encoded by the exons GAGACACTCAGGGCTGCCAGACCAAGAATAAAGAGGACATCCCAAAGAGTTCCCCATTTGACTTTGTTATAAAACAGTTCCAAGGGAAGAGATCCTCttctgggaaaaggaaagagcagcCTTCAGCCATCAAAAAATTCTTCAGTGGCTTTGACTTTGGGAAATCTGAAGGCAAGGACGGAGGggaaactgaagaaacagaaaaaaacaactgcagtgCTGATGATCAGAGTGAGAAGCAAGATCTCTCTTTAAACG ATGGCCCTTCACATCCCGTTTCTGAAGCGGAGTCACCATCTGGTGAGCAGAGATTTAACCAGTTCATGCAGAAACTGGGAAAGGAACCCAACAGCAAGAATCTGGATCTAAACAATTGTGCATTAAGTGCAGCAGATGTAACAGAGCTGG cttctttacTGCCATTTCTCCCAGAGCTGGAGGAGATCAGCCTGTCCTGGAATGGTTGCGTTGGAGGGGCCCTGAAAGCCCTCACTGTGCAGCTCCATCATGTGAACCTGTTACGAGTCCTTCGACTTAACAACTGCAGGCTGACAGCTGAGGATGTCACCTCCTTAG GAGAGGCATTTGGAATTGTTCCTCAGCTTGAAGAACTGGATTTATCATGGAACAGTAATATAGGTGGAAAACTATCACTCCTGACAAAAAAACTCCCAAAAGGATGCAAgataaaacttctgaaaattacaGATTGTAACCTGACAGCAAAGGATGGAGAATCCCTTG ctgaaatacTAAACGTGATCCCAAACCTTGAAGTATTAGATCTCTCCATCAACAAACACATTGGCTGCAGCATGAAGGTCATTGCTCAGGATCTGAAAAATGTGCCAGGCCTCAAAGAGTTAAACTTGCACATGTGTGGATTAAAGCAAGACAGCCTCCAGGGCTTAG atgCTGCCTTACAGCACCTTGCAGAGCTAAGGAAATTAGACATATCATGTAACAAAGAGATCGGTGGTAGCTTCAAAGATGCAGCAGCTCATTTGGCCAACTTGAAAAATCTTGAAGTCCTTGATCTCCACCAGTGCTGTGTAACAGAAGAAGATGTAAATGTTTTGT cCCAGGTGATACCTTTACTCTCCAGTCTTCAAGAGCTGAATTTATCTTCTAATAAAAATGTAGGAGTCTCATCTGCTCCTCTTCTTGGCAGACTCAGATTTTTACCAAAGTTGAAATCTGTGGCCATCAGCAATTGTGGTTTAGGTGAAGAGTCCTTTTCATCACTag CTGAGGCTGCCCTTCACCTTCCTGAACTGGAGATATTAGACCTTTCTTGGAATAAGTGCGTTGGTGGCAACCTAAAGCTGCTTTTGGGAGCACTAAAGCTTGCAAGAGAGATTCAAGTGTTAAGACTGAGCAGCTGTAACTTGGTGGCGGAAGATTTGGCACTTCTAA CGTTGCTGACGCAGGATGGCCATCTCGCCAGACTACGGAAGCTGGATCTGAGTTATAATAACAGCATCTCTGACGAAGGGTGGATGGTTTTCTGTCACGGCTTAGCAGCATTCAAAGAACTCTCAGAGCTGGATGTCAGCCTTCGCCCTTCGTCCTGCCGTGACTGTGGGACATGGTTCGGTGAGCTGCTAGCAGCACTGACAAAGCTGCCTgcactggcagagctggggatgcAAAGATGGGTCCTTTCAGAATCACAGCGGCAACAATTGGAAAGCTTTAATCAAGACAACAAGAGAAACATTCGTTTTGACTGCTGA
- the LRRIQ4 gene encoding leucine-rich repeat and IQ domain-containing protein 4, with the protein MVESQESVDASTRDINYPKDEPVCSEDDLFQTAQEITDNEALENEALEHEGLFPTYITDRIFFIDLANKQLQTISPEVFSLECLEELHVEKNLIVSIPRAINRLRNMKVLYLDQNHIQDICEELGELKHLLSLDLSNNPLSYSSLLVISNLQSLRQLRLYKTNLQEIPVQICKYLHHVELLGLSDNNLQCLPKEIANLTKLKEIYLRRNRFEIFPVELCQIANLEIIDLEENLISVIPQEVGLLTNLVKLFLAFNKLSSIPPTLQYCQKLAVLDLSYNLLRKLPPGLKNLTEMIDLKLSGNSLEKFPYQMRCWTSLSRVYLRNTGLHTVPISFTRLTGVRVLDLSENCFDEIPKGICTMKSLEVLSLDDNQIQQIPVEMQELTNLKCLGLSENQFSIFPMEIFLLESLERLYLGQNKGIKFTSLPGDIIKLQNLKELYMENNCLEYLPPEVGSLTHLKILDCHNNLLKELPESICQIQGLQKLLLQNNQLSQLPEDLASLQQLEVVLVDGNPMTDPPIEVCCQGTSAILEYLEEQKRKKAMVVKIQNLWHGLMTKKGIGALLTLKSLANKKMEKKGKEKGKEKPGKKAKTKK; encoded by the exons ATGGTTGAGTCTCAGGAGAGCGTGGATGCCAGCACAAGGGACATTAATTACCCTAAAGATGAACCTGTCTGCTCTGAGGATGACCTTTTTCAGACTGCACAAGAAATAACAGATAATGAAGCTCTGGAGAATGAAGCTCTGGAGCATGAAGGTCTTTTTCCCACATACATCACAGACAGgatattttttattgatttggCCAATAAGCAACTGCAAACCATCTCACCAGAGGTCTTCAGTCTAGAGTGTCTGGAGGAGCTGCATGTAGAAAAGAACCTAATTGTGAGCATCCCCAGAGCCATAAATCGCCTGAGGAACATGAAGGTTCTCTACTTGGATCAGAATCACATACAGGACATATGTGAAGAACTGGGGGAGCTGAAACATCTTCTGAGCTTAGATTTAAGTAACAATCCCCTCTCTTACAGTTCACTGCTGGTTATCAGCAACTTGCAGTCCCTTCGTCAACTCAGGCTCTACAAAACCAACTTGCAGGAAATCCCAGTGCAGATCTGCAAGTACCTCCATCATGTTGAACTGCTTGGCCTTTCTGATAACAATCTACAGTGTCTGCCTAAAGAAATAGCAAACCTGACAAAACTCAAGGAAATTTACCTCAGAAGAAATAGATTTGAAATTTTCCCCGTTGAGCTTTGTCAAATTGCTAATTTAGAAATAATAGATCTGGAAGAAAATCTAATCAGTGTCATCCCACAAGAGGTAGGTTTGTTGACAAACTTAGTTAAgctatttttagcttttaataAGTTATCCTCTATTCCTCCTACACTGCAATACTGCCAgaagctggctgtgctggatCTGTCTTACAATCTCCTGCGCAAGCTTCCCCCAGGTTTGAAGAACCTCACAGAAATGATAGATCTCAAATTGTCTGGTAACAGCCTGGAGAAGTTCCCATACCAGATGCGCTGCTGGACATCACTTTCCCGTGTGTATCTGAGGAACACTGGACTGCACACGGTACCCATCTCCTTCACCAGATTAACCGGTGTCAGGGTACTAGATCTGAGTGAAAATTGCTTTGATGAAATTCCTAAAGGAATATGCACTATGAAAAGCCTGGAAGTATTGTCTCTGGATGACAATCAAATACAGCag ATACCAGTGGAAATGCAAGAACTGACAAATTTAAAATGCCTTGGCCTGTCTGAAAACCAGTTCAGTATCTTTCCAATGGAAATCTTTCTCCTGGAATCATTAGAGAGGTTATACCTGGgacaaaataaaggaattaaattCACAAGTCTGCCAGGAGACATCATCAAATTGCAG AATCTGAAAGAACTGTATATGGAGAATAACTGTCTGGAATACCTGCCCCCAGAGGTCGGCTCATTGACCCACTTGAAAATACTTGACTGTCACAACAATCTTCTTAAGGAGCTCCCAGAGTCTATATGCCAGATACAAG GTTTGCAGAAGCTGCTCCTTCAGAACAAtcagctgtcccagctgccCGAGGATTtggccagcctgcagcagctggaggtggtCCTAGTGGACGGGAACCCTATGACAGACCCTCCGATCGAAGTGTGCTGTCAGGGGACATCTGCTATCTTGGAGTACTTAGAGGAACAAAAGCGTAAAAAAGCCATGGTCGTGAAG ATCCAAAATCTGTGGCATGGGTTGATGACCAAGAAGGGGATTGGAGCTCTGTTGACACTGAAGAGtctagcaaacaaaaaaatggaaaagaaaggaaaagaaaaaggaaaagagaaacctggaaaaaaagcaaaaaccaaaaaaTGA
- the LRRC34 gene encoding leucine-rich repeat-containing protein 34 isoform X3: protein MKSRKWTKGITLKIAGNNHLMPVQRVTDEDLQVLAFVLRSSVFVTGLDLRYNVLTDVGAKHMAAFLQENSTLQYLNLMFNDIGTSGAELIAKALHRNETLVYLRMTGNKMGNQGGMYFASMLQINSTLEKLDLGDCHLGTQCLTAIATVLTQNKAVKAINLNRPLLYSQEEETTVHVASMLKNNSSLVELHLCKHEIKNFGVERLCEALYENCSLRYLDLSCNRITRDDVKFLRELLKRNQTLEILDLNSNRIEDDGAVYLSEALALHNRTLQALSVVSNNISGKGLIALSQAMRINTDLSYIYIWGNKFDHATCMAFSELIQIGRLKPACTDVEPYEVDGHVYLAELSHGLKKHYYWTPSCGEVTNKAANASLAIGAVSEYL from the exons ATGAAATCAAG GAAATGGACAAAAGGgatcacattaaaaatagctGGAAATAATCATTTAATGCCTGTGCAGAGAGTTACAGATGAAGATCTTCAGGTTCTTGCCTTTGTCTTGCGCAGTTCTGTATTTGTCAcag gTTTGGATCTTAGGTACAATGTATTGACTGATGTTGGAGCAAAGCACATGGCAGCATTCCTCCAG GAAAACTCAACTCTGCAGTACCTTAACCTGATGTTTAATGATATTGGCACAAGCGGAGCAGAGCTGATAGCGAAAGCCCTCCAT AGGAATGAAACCCTTGTATATTTGAGAATGACTGGAAACAAAATGGGAAACCAAGGTGGAATGTACTTTGCTTCAATGCTACAAATTAATTCTACCTTAGAGAAGTTAGATCTTGGAGACTGTCATCTG GGTACGCAGTGTCTGACAGCAATAGCAACAGTCCTGACTCAGAACAAAGCAGTCAAAGCAATAAACCTAAATCGTCCTTTACTATACAGCCAAGAG GAAGAGACAACAGTCCACGTAGCTTCGATGTTGAAAAATAACTCTTCTCTTGTGGAACTACATTTGTGCAAGCACGAAATTAAAAACTTTGGTGTAGAGCGACTGTGTGAGGCATTGTATGAAAACTGCAGCCTGAGATACCTTGATCTTAGCTG TAATAGGATAACTCGTGATGATGTGAAATTTTTGCGAGAACTACTGAAACGGAACCAAACCCTGGAAATACTAGATCTTAACTCAAACCGAATAGAAGATGATGGAGCCGTCTACTTGAGCGAAGCTTTGGCTTTGCACAACAGGACTCTTCAGGC GTTATCAGTAGTAAGCAACAATATAAGTGGCAAAGGGCTCATAGCTCTTTCACAAGCAATGAGAATAAACACGGACCTTTCCTACATTTATATCTGGGGGAACAAATTTGACCATGCCACCTGTATG GCGTTTTCAGAATTAATTCAGATTGGCCGCTTGAAACCTGCTTGTACAGATGTGGAACCCTATGAAGTGGATGGGCACGTTTACCTTGCAGAGCTCTCCCACGGCCTTAAGAAGCATTACTACTGGACACCCAGTTGTGGGGAGGTAACGAACAAAGCTGCTAATGCCAGCCTGGCAATTGGAGCTGTTTCAGAATATTTGTAA
- the LRRC34 gene encoding leucine-rich repeat-containing protein 34 isoform X1, with protein sequence MKSSTVMSVLPDLHQQYLQACQNLSQPENPFIARVLQEADKSDNMKWTKGITLKIAGNNHLMPVQRVTDEDLQVLAFVLRSSVFVTGLDLRYNVLTDVGAKHMAAFLQENSTLQYLNLMFNDIGTSGAELIAKALHRNETLVYLRMTGNKMGNQGGMYFASMLQINSTLEKLDLGDCHLGTQCLTAIATVLTQNKAVKAINLNRPLLYSQEEETTVHVASMLKNNSSLVELHLCKHEIKNFGVERLCEALYENCSLRYLDLSCNRITRDDVKFLRELLKRNQTLEILDLNSNRIEDDGAVYLSEALALHNRTLQALSVVSNNISGKGLIALSQAMRINTDLSYIYIWGNKFDHATCMAFSELIQIGRLKPACTDVEPYEVDGHVYLAELSHGLKKHYYWTPSCGEVTNKAANASLAIGAVSEYL encoded by the exons ATGAAATCAAG cactGTCATGTCAGTTCTTCCAGACCTTCACCAGCAGTATTTGCAGGCTTGCCAAAACCTGAGCCAACCTGAAAACCCTTTCATTGCTCGTGTGCTTCAAGAAGCTGATAAAAGTGATAACAT GAAATGGACAAAAGGgatcacattaaaaatagctGGAAATAATCATTTAATGCCTGTGCAGAGAGTTACAGATGAAGATCTTCAGGTTCTTGCCTTTGTCTTGCGCAGTTCTGTATTTGTCAcag gTTTGGATCTTAGGTACAATGTATTGACTGATGTTGGAGCAAAGCACATGGCAGCATTCCTCCAG GAAAACTCAACTCTGCAGTACCTTAACCTGATGTTTAATGATATTGGCACAAGCGGAGCAGAGCTGATAGCGAAAGCCCTCCAT AGGAATGAAACCCTTGTATATTTGAGAATGACTGGAAACAAAATGGGAAACCAAGGTGGAATGTACTTTGCTTCAATGCTACAAATTAATTCTACCTTAGAGAAGTTAGATCTTGGAGACTGTCATCTG GGTACGCAGTGTCTGACAGCAATAGCAACAGTCCTGACTCAGAACAAAGCAGTCAAAGCAATAAACCTAAATCGTCCTTTACTATACAGCCAAGAG GAAGAGACAACAGTCCACGTAGCTTCGATGTTGAAAAATAACTCTTCTCTTGTGGAACTACATTTGTGCAAGCACGAAATTAAAAACTTTGGTGTAGAGCGACTGTGTGAGGCATTGTATGAAAACTGCAGCCTGAGATACCTTGATCTTAGCTG TAATAGGATAACTCGTGATGATGTGAAATTTTTGCGAGAACTACTGAAACGGAACCAAACCCTGGAAATACTAGATCTTAACTCAAACCGAATAGAAGATGATGGAGCCGTCTACTTGAGCGAAGCTTTGGCTTTGCACAACAGGACTCTTCAGGC GTTATCAGTAGTAAGCAACAATATAAGTGGCAAAGGGCTCATAGCTCTTTCACAAGCAATGAGAATAAACACGGACCTTTCCTACATTTATATCTGGGGGAACAAATTTGACCATGCCACCTGTATG GCGTTTTCAGAATTAATTCAGATTGGCCGCTTGAAACCTGCTTGTACAGATGTGGAACCCTATGAAGTGGATGGGCACGTTTACCTTGCAGAGCTCTCCCACGGCCTTAAGAAGCATTACTACTGGACACCCAGTTGTGGGGAGGTAACGAACAAAGCTGCTAATGCCAGCCTGGCAATTGGAGCTGTTTCAGAATATTTGTAA